CATGGAACCCTTATTACAGTACATACTCAGCACCTAATATCCCAGGCCTTGATAGCGCTCATAAAGGGGCTGCGGCTGTCAACGTAAACTCTTCAACTTCCAGCTATACAAGTACTTCTACGGTTTCAAATTTTGCACAGAGAACCAAAGATGACGGATATGGCGTATTTTTATATTATGACCTTGGGGCTACCAATATCGCCTCTTATTTTACCAATGCTACAAGTATATTGTATGGGCAAAATACAGTGTATGGAGACGGGACAACAACACCTACGACAGGAATTACTTCGGGGGCCACTTATCAATTGGTTTCTGCGACCAATGGAACAAGCATGCTGGATGTTTTAAATGCAGGTACTACAGATGGAACAAAAGTTCAGCTATGGGCATCCAATGGCAATACGGCACAAAAATGGAAAATTACTGACGTGGGAGGAGGGTATTATAAGCTCCAACCTTTGAATGCACCCACAAAATCTTTAGATGTATCCAATTCCGGGACAACAAACGGAACCCAGGTGCAAATCTATACTGATAATGGAACCAACGCACAGAAATGGAAAATAACATCTGTAGGAAATGATTATTATACTTTGTCACCTGCTCACGCATCAGGCTTTAATCTGGATGTGAATAATGGTTCTTCAGCTAACGGAACAAAAATTCAGATCTGGACGGCAAATACAGGAAATGCACAAAAATGGAAGTTGGTAAAATTATAATCCGGTAATTTACATGTAAAAGGACAGATTTCAACATGGAGTCTGTCCTTTTTATTTTTATCTGATCATGGATGGAGCGTAGCCATATTGCTTTTTGAATGCATAGGAGAAGTGGGATAAATCCTCAAAGCCTACTTCCATAAATATATCTGATGGTTTCTTATGTTTTTCAGCAAGGTGGTAATGAGCTAATTCAAGTCTTTTACGGGTAAGCCACCGCTGAGGTGTGGTTTGAAATGTTTTTCGGAAATCCCGGTTGAAAGTGGACAAACTTCTTCCTGTAAGGTAACCAAATCGTTCCAAAGGCATATTGAACATATAATTTTTCTCCATAAAATCAACGAGATTGATTTTTCCTGGTTCCTCAAAATCAGCTAAAACAGTGTCAATTTCCGGATTAATTTCCCGTAGAATACTGATTGATTCCATGATTTTCAGTGATGCGATATGTTCCGGGAAAGTTTGGGTCATCTCAAAATAGGGTATTAATGAGGCAAGGCAACTTTGTAATAAAGGATGATTGCTGAAACTGAAGATTTCAGGTTCTTTCCGGATTACAGAATCGTGGATATCCATATTTGAATAAAACTGCTTTAAACGGTCTGTCGTTAGATGCATTACTACTGCTTTATGGGGGCGGCCGTCTTTAGGATAATTAATAATTGTTGCCAATTGGTTCCTCGGAATAAGAAAAATGTCTCCCGATGTAAAATGATAAGAGCGATCGGCCTGGATGATCTTCGTTTCCCCGGAAATAAACCACACCAGCATATGATATTCAAAAACAGTTTCAGTTTTAAATAATTTATCTTCATAGGAAGAAAGCTTAATATCCGGTGTGATGTATTTGATGTGAAAATCCATTGCTTCTAGTTTTCAATAACAAAATTATTCATTTTCAAAGTATATTTATCCTATATTGAATGGAATTCCAACCATTTCTTCGCTAAGTTTCCAGAGATGTTCAGCATTTTGTTTATCCAGAGAATAAGATTGTACTCCTCGTATAGTGGCAGGGTCATCAAACCGGTGCTCAATTTGTCCGTGATCTATCTCTGCAATATCGCAGTTTTCACAATACACTCCTCCGATGTCATGGAGAAGAGGGCTTGTGGCGCACCATACTGTTGTTGCTGCTCCCTGGGGAATGGTTTTTAATCTGGCTTCCACTTCAGGTTTTATGTTTCCATCCTCGTCATGGGTACCTATTTGCTTGAACAGGTCTATGGGTTCTTCTCTTCCTA
The sequence above is drawn from the Chryseobacterium daecheongense genome and encodes:
- a CDS encoding RICIN domain-containing protein, which translates into the protein MLSILGNHQGAGFANFPSQAAAQAFAQELADAVNTYGLDGIDFDDEYANYGANGTGQANQSSFVYLVTALRDLLPDKIISFYNIGPSASNLSYNGVTVGSKVDYAWNPYYSTYSAPNIPGLDSAHKGAAAVNVNSSTSSYTSTSTVSNFAQRTKDDGYGVFLYYDLGATNIASYFTNATSILYGQNTVYGDGTTTPTTGITSGATYQLVSATNGTSMLDVLNAGTTDGTKVQLWASNGNTAQKWKITDVGGGYYKLQPLNAPTKSLDVSNSGTTNGTQVQIYTDNGTNAQKWKITSVGNDYYTLSPAHASGFNLDVNNGSSANGTKIQIWTANTGNAQKWKLVKL
- a CDS encoding helix-turn-helix domain-containing protein codes for the protein MDFHIKYITPDIKLSSYEDKLFKTETVFEYHMLVWFISGETKIIQADRSYHFTSGDIFLIPRNQLATIINYPKDGRPHKAVVMHLTTDRLKQFYSNMDIHDSVIRKEPEIFSFSNHPLLQSCLASLIPYFEMTQTFPEHIASLKIMESISILREINPEIDTVLADFEEPGKINLVDFMEKNYMFNMPLERFGYLTGRSLSTFNRDFRKTFQTTPQRWLTRKRLELAHYHLAEKHKKPSDIFMEVGFEDLSHFSYAFKKQYGYAPSMIR